One Burkholderia vietnamiensis LMG 10929 genomic window carries:
- a CDS encoding glycoside hydrolase family 3 C-terminal domain-containing protein, which produces MRDKLWPAAVLAATLCTSVYAANADFDSPGSAADAFASSAAQQRADLLVRKMTLDEKLQFIHSQYEMSKVPGGGAGYIQGVPRLGIPDLNMVDSATGSGSTSQPSTTFPATIALAASWDRRLSYDFGKQVAIQLRAQGFGMGLGGGTNLAREPRGGRLFEYLGEDPLLAGELLAERTIATQQHKVIATIKHYAGNEQEHGRMGGNTQMDERTLRELYLLPFEIAAKRGQPGSVMCSYNRLNGTYACENNHLLNDVLKNEWGFQGQVQSDWGAAHSTAAAINAGLDEEEDVGPTVYLTPEAVKQAIANGSVSTARLDDMVRRKLAVMIRVGVMDDPAKAGGTIDFAAANRFAQRVAEQSIVLLKNDGNQLPLVASALSRIAVIGGHADAAVLSGGGSGNTRDPVTGSFAGCGGLVFGSSTGCSWWRNPWLKVDVPIVAAIRALAPSARVTFAGNSDQQSPFRAYTQQEIDQAATLAGHSDVAIVVVAQPAGEDFGDLQSLRLANPSNQDALVEAVARANPHTIVVVESGNPVLMPWKDRVSAIVEAWYPGEGGGNAIANVLFGAVNPSGKLPVTFPARDQDSPAWVQNGGFDNDPLYAERLNMGYRWYDAHNIAPLFEFGHGLSYTHFAYSGLSVSRQPDGSLNVAFTVRNDGRVAGTETPQVYLGVPYKDEPPKRLVGWDKVQLNPGDARRVSITVTPRMQSVWDTSHNGWRYVARGTVYVGASSRDIRLQGS; this is translated from the coding sequence ATGCGGGACAAACTCTGGCCGGCCGCCGTGCTGGCAGCGACCCTCTGCACCAGCGTCTATGCGGCCAACGCCGATTTCGATTCACCGGGCAGTGCAGCCGACGCGTTCGCGTCGTCGGCCGCGCAGCAGCGCGCCGACCTGCTCGTGCGCAAGATGACGCTCGACGAAAAGCTGCAGTTCATCCATTCCCAGTACGAGATGTCGAAGGTGCCGGGCGGCGGCGCCGGTTATATCCAGGGCGTGCCGCGGCTCGGCATTCCCGACCTGAACATGGTCGACTCGGCAACGGGCTCCGGCAGCACGTCGCAGCCGAGCACGACGTTCCCCGCGACGATCGCGCTCGCCGCGAGCTGGGACCGCCGGCTGTCGTACGACTTCGGCAAGCAGGTCGCGATTCAGTTGCGCGCGCAAGGGTTCGGCATGGGCCTCGGCGGCGGCACGAATCTCGCGCGCGAGCCGCGCGGCGGCCGGCTCTTCGAGTATCTCGGCGAGGATCCGCTGCTCGCCGGCGAGCTGCTCGCGGAACGCACGATCGCGACGCAGCAGCACAAGGTGATCGCGACGATCAAGCACTACGCAGGCAACGAACAGGAGCATGGCCGGATGGGCGGCAACACGCAGATGGACGAGCGCACGCTGCGCGAGCTCTATCTGCTGCCGTTCGAAATCGCCGCGAAACGCGGACAACCCGGCAGCGTGATGTGCAGCTACAACCGCCTGAACGGTACGTATGCGTGCGAGAACAACCATTTGCTCAACGACGTGCTGAAGAACGAATGGGGCTTCCAGGGGCAGGTGCAATCGGACTGGGGCGCGGCGCACAGCACCGCCGCCGCGATCAACGCCGGGCTCGACGAGGAAGAGGACGTCGGGCCGACCGTCTACCTGACGCCCGAGGCCGTCAAGCAGGCGATCGCGAACGGCTCGGTATCGACCGCGCGCCTCGACGACATGGTGCGCCGCAAGCTGGCCGTGATGATCCGCGTCGGCGTGATGGACGACCCGGCCAAGGCCGGCGGCACGATCGATTTCGCGGCCGCGAACCGCTTCGCGCAACGGGTCGCCGAGCAGTCGATCGTGCTGCTGAAGAACGACGGCAACCAGTTGCCGCTGGTGGCGTCCGCGCTGTCGCGCATCGCGGTGATCGGCGGGCACGCCGATGCGGCCGTGCTGTCCGGCGGCGGCTCGGGCAACACGCGCGACCCCGTCACCGGTTCGTTCGCCGGCTGCGGCGGGCTGGTGTTCGGATCCTCGACCGGTTGCAGCTGGTGGCGCAATCCGTGGCTGAAGGTCGACGTGCCGATCGTCGCGGCGATCCGCGCGCTCGCGCCGTCCGCACGCGTGACGTTCGCGGGCAACAGCGATCAGCAGTCGCCGTTCCGCGCCTACACGCAGCAGGAAATCGATCAGGCCGCGACGCTCGCGGGCCATTCCGACGTGGCGATCGTCGTGGTCGCGCAGCCGGCCGGCGAGGACTTCGGCGATCTGCAGAGTCTGCGCCTCGCGAATCCGTCGAATCAGGATGCGCTCGTCGAAGCGGTCGCGCGCGCGAATCCGCACACGATCGTCGTGGTCGAGAGCGGCAATCCGGTGTTGATGCCGTGGAAGGATCGCGTGTCGGCGATCGTCGAAGCGTGGTATCCGGGCGAAGGCGGCGGCAATGCGATCGCGAACGTGCTGTTCGGCGCGGTGAATCCGTCCGGCAAGCTGCCCGTGACGTTCCCCGCGCGCGATCAGGACTCGCCGGCGTGGGTGCAAAACGGCGGGTTCGACAACGATCCCTTGTACGCGGAACGGCTGAACATGGGCTATCGCTGGTACGACGCGCACAACATCGCGCCGTTGTTCGAGTTCGGCCACGGGCTGTCGTACACGCACTTTGCGTACTCGGGGCTGTCGGTGTCGCGGCAGCCGGACGGCTCGCTCAACGTCGCGTTCACCGTGCGCAACGACGGGCGCGTCGCCGGCACGGAAACGCCGCAGGTCTACCTCGGCGTGCCGTACAAGGATGAACCGCCGAAACGCCTGGTCGGCTGGGACAAGGTCCAGCTCAACCCCGGCGACGCGCGACGCGTCAGCATCACCGTGACGCCGCGCATGCAGAGCGTGTGGGACACGTCGCACAACGGCTGGCGTTACGTCGCGCGCGGCACGGTGTATGTCGGTGCGTCGTCGCGCGATATCCGTTTGCAGGGCAGTTGA
- a CDS encoding polysaccharide biosynthesis/export family protein gives MNNHSLSDTLAPTRNDAPLRLTRVALSVALAVLLSACAMAPGQHMTAPAALPVTTADNGDVTSDMKVAVKQIDLTLIGQIHAAQKGHTAAPIPGNLLGKPSGYKLGPGDVLQITVWDHPEFAAAVGQPTPNTRPSDAAPGFVVDSDGNVQFPFVPQPIHAAGKTAAQVQRELDAELRKVFIKPQVTVRVASFRAEQIYVDGEVRAPGSQAINDIPMTLVEAVNRAGGFAPSADQSRVTITRNGTIYPVNVAQMTKTGRSPAAIMLQPGDLLHVAARDDNPVYVMGEVNKPLAVPPQRDGTLTLSAALSEAGQLNQQTSNAGQVFVLRKDADSPPVIYHLDLESPVSMLLANQFPLASKDIVYVDNTGLVRASRVLNLLLPAISAGLTGALITK, from the coding sequence ATGAACAACCACTCGCTATCCGATACGCTCGCGCCGACGCGCAACGATGCGCCGCTGCGGCTGACGCGCGTCGCGCTCTCCGTGGCGCTTGCCGTGCTGCTGTCCGCCTGCGCAATGGCGCCGGGCCAGCACATGACCGCGCCGGCCGCGTTGCCGGTCACGACGGCCGACAACGGCGACGTGACGAGCGACATGAAGGTCGCGGTCAAGCAGATCGATCTGACGCTCATCGGCCAGATCCATGCGGCCCAGAAAGGTCATACCGCCGCGCCGATCCCCGGCAATCTGCTCGGCAAGCCGAGCGGCTACAAGCTCGGCCCCGGCGACGTGCTGCAGATCACCGTCTGGGATCACCCCGAATTCGCGGCCGCGGTCGGCCAGCCGACGCCGAATACCAGGCCGTCCGACGCGGCGCCCGGCTTCGTCGTCGACAGCGACGGCAACGTGCAGTTTCCCTTCGTGCCGCAGCCGATTCACGCGGCCGGCAAGACGGCCGCGCAGGTGCAGCGCGAGCTCGACGCCGAACTCCGCAAGGTGTTCATCAAGCCGCAGGTGACCGTGCGCGTCGCGTCGTTCCGCGCGGAGCAGATCTATGTGGACGGCGAAGTGCGCGCGCCCGGCTCGCAGGCGATCAACGACATCCCGATGACGCTCGTCGAAGCCGTCAATCGCGCGGGCGGCTTTGCGCCGAGCGCCGACCAGAGCCGCGTGACGATCACGCGCAACGGCACGATCTATCCGGTCAACGTCGCGCAGATGACGAAGACCGGCCGCAGCCCCGCCGCGATCATGCTGCAGCCGGGCGACCTGCTGCACGTGGCCGCGCGCGACGACAATCCCGTATACGTGATGGGCGAAGTGAACAAGCCGCTGGCCGTGCCGCCGCAGCGCGACGGCACGCTCACCTTGAGCGCGGCGCTGTCCGAGGCCGGCCAGTTGAATCAGCAGACGTCGAACGCCGGACAGGTATTCGTGTTGCGCAAGGATGCCGACAGCCCGCCGGTCATCTATCACCTCGACCTCGAATCGCCCGTTTCGATGCTGCTCGCGAACCAGTTTCCGCTCGCGTCGAAGGACATCGTCTACGTCGACAATACCGGACTGGTCCGCGCGAGCCGCGTGCTGAACCTGCTGCTGCCGGCCATCAGCGCCGGGTTGACCGGCGCGCTCATCACGAAGTAG
- a CDS encoding flippase, translated as MTAVRKNFALLFALQISTYVVPLVTLPLLTRVLGPQQYGRLSFVLAVTTYFINLANYSFDLTATPRVALADGKLERSRIFWATVSAQWAITVAGFAVLLALTLLVPHFAAERTALLIGFGMAVGAALTPGWYFQGIQKLSVYSVTVVVYRACSVVAFFAWVRTPDDLLHAVAINAAVPVLCGVTLLAYLFLRREVDSVRVGVADIAAALKGGSQVFLASTSISFYASTNTVLLSIVSGSVAAGYFAAGDKLIRAAVGLLQPLRAATYPHVTYLMHHARDDAFAFLRKLIVLQGALVLAMSATIYVCAPFVVRMLYGDAFAPTVGVLRCLALVPFMACMTDLFGVQTMLPMGMKRIFSIILISSGALNVTLLPPLAMLFAERGAAIAVLIAESAVAVALAYVLCRERVGLLNLSARSG; from the coding sequence ATGACCGCTGTTCGAAAAAACTTTGCGTTGTTGTTCGCGCTGCAAATCTCGACGTATGTCGTGCCGCTCGTGACGCTGCCGCTGCTGACGCGCGTGCTCGGGCCGCAGCAGTATGGGCGGCTGTCGTTCGTCCTCGCGGTCACCACGTATTTCATCAATCTGGCCAATTACAGCTTCGACCTGACGGCGACGCCGCGCGTCGCGCTCGCGGACGGCAAGCTGGAGCGCTCGCGCATCTTCTGGGCGACCGTCAGCGCGCAATGGGCGATCACGGTCGCCGGGTTCGCGGTGCTGCTCGCGTTGACGCTGCTCGTCCCGCATTTCGCGGCGGAACGCACGGCGCTGCTGATCGGGTTCGGGATGGCGGTCGGCGCGGCGCTGACGCCCGGCTGGTACTTTCAGGGCATCCAGAAGTTGAGCGTCTACAGCGTCACGGTGGTCGTGTACCGCGCATGCAGCGTCGTCGCGTTCTTCGCCTGGGTGCGCACGCCGGACGATCTGCTGCACGCGGTCGCGATCAACGCGGCGGTGCCGGTGCTGTGCGGCGTGACGTTGCTCGCGTACCTGTTCCTGCGGCGCGAGGTCGACAGCGTGCGCGTCGGCGTGGCCGATATCGCCGCCGCGCTGAAAGGCGGCTCGCAGGTGTTTCTCGCCTCGACGTCGATCTCGTTCTACGCGTCGACCAACACCGTGTTGCTGAGCATCGTCTCGGGCAGTGTCGCGGCCGGCTATTTTGCCGCCGGCGACAAGCTGATCCGCGCCGCGGTCGGGCTGCTGCAACCGCTGAGGGCCGCCACCTATCCGCACGTCACGTACTTGATGCACCACGCGCGCGACGACGCGTTCGCGTTCCTGCGCAAGCTGATCGTGCTGCAGGGCGCGCTGGTGCTGGCGATGTCGGCGACGATCTACGTATGCGCGCCGTTCGTCGTCAGGATGCTGTACGGCGATGCGTTCGCGCCGACGGTCGGCGTGCTGCGCTGCCTCGCGCTGGTGCCGTTCATGGCCTGCATGACCGACCTGTTCGGCGTTCAGACGATGCTGCCGATGGGCATGAAGCGCATTTTCAGCATCATCCTGATTTCGTCCGGCGCGCTGAACGTGACGCTGCTGCCGCCGCTCGCGATGCTGTTCGCGGAACGCGGTGCGGCCATCGCGGTGCTGATCGCCGAATCGGCCGTGGCGGTCGCGCTCGCATACGTGCTGTGCCGCGAACGCGTGGGCTTGCTGAACCTGTCGGCGCGTTCGGGATGA
- a CDS encoding glycosyltransferase family 4 protein codes for MRVLVINDFARKGGAEEVYRLSADVLRARDGVAVETFDQQAVPELAGSARAHAWSPAAARALDALLDRFRPQRILVHNYHNLLSSAILPVLARYKRHADCGLFMTAHDYHLLFYNPSLLVYSRGRAQPLSIERLRSRRRIAMTASPRGFVHDVVKKLHWHAVDTLFDPLGLFDEILCPSPFMRDLIAQRGRARATLVRNPIDSTLVPRPPKPPRGERLDLAFVGRVDWDKGLAPFLALMSGPAGDAIASLTVYGDGTERGELERQYAALVESGRLRFAGRVDHATLFAALPLHDALILPSIWAENAPLVIVEAAMLGLPALVHDIGSLSTFGDEIGHKILYRNTPDGFARALAELRTHLAIADRRYDWSPYSVECYAASLCAVLGIDAHAPRACAP; via the coding sequence ATGCGCGTGCTGGTGATCAACGACTTCGCGCGCAAGGGCGGCGCGGAGGAGGTGTACCGGCTGTCCGCCGACGTGCTGCGCGCACGCGACGGCGTCGCAGTCGAGACGTTCGATCAGCAGGCGGTGCCCGAGCTGGCCGGCAGCGCGCGCGCGCATGCGTGGTCGCCTGCCGCCGCCCGCGCGCTCGACGCGCTGCTCGACCGGTTTCGCCCGCAACGCATCCTCGTGCACAACTACCACAACCTGTTGTCGAGCGCGATCCTGCCCGTGCTCGCGCGCTACAAGCGCCACGCAGATTGCGGCCTGTTCATGACCGCGCACGACTACCACCTGCTGTTCTACAACCCGAGCCTGCTCGTCTACTCGCGCGGCCGCGCGCAGCCGTTGTCGATCGAACGATTGCGCAGCCGCCGGCGCATCGCGATGACGGCCAGCCCGCGCGGCTTCGTCCACGACGTCGTGAAGAAGCTGCACTGGCATGCGGTCGATACGCTGTTCGATCCGCTTGGGCTGTTCGACGAGATTCTGTGTCCGAGTCCGTTCATGCGCGATCTGATCGCGCAGCGCGGTCGCGCCCGCGCGACGCTCGTGCGCAACCCGATCGATTCGACGCTGGTGCCGCGTCCGCCGAAACCGCCGCGCGGCGAGCGGCTCGATCTCGCCTTCGTCGGCCGCGTGGACTGGGACAAGGGCCTCGCGCCGTTCCTCGCGCTGATGAGCGGGCCGGCCGGCGATGCGATCGCGTCGCTGACCGTCTACGGCGACGGAACGGAGCGCGGCGAGCTGGAGCGGCAATACGCGGCGCTCGTCGAATCGGGGCGGTTGCGTTTCGCCGGCCGCGTCGACCATGCCACGCTGTTTGCCGCGCTCCCGCTCCATGACGCGCTGATCTTGCCGTCGATCTGGGCCGAGAATGCGCCGCTCGTGATCGTCGAGGCTGCGATGCTCGGCTTGCCGGCGCTCGTCCACGACATCGGCAGCCTGTCGACGTTCGGCGACGAGATCGGCCACAAGATTCTCTACCGCAACACGCCCGACGGCTTCGCGCGTGCGCTCGCCGAATTGCGCACGCATCTCGCTATCGCCGATCGTCGCTACGACTGGTCGCCTTACTCGGTCGAGTGCTACGCCGCGTCGCTGTGTGCGGTGCTCGGCATCGACGCGCACGCACCGCGCGCGTGTGCGCCTTGA
- a CDS encoding serine aminopeptidase domain-containing protein, whose protein sequence is MMPIQFDGCVGWLHAGDRSHGIVICEPLGHEALWLHKLVRSLAERLAERGFPVLRFHYPASGDSLGDEHDAERFDRMLASVRHAVDALRERVAVDTLSVVGMRAGATLALLAADGIPELTRFVALAPVVRGRGYLRELSLVAQSWLDNVSPAVRDAVRDERPLRVLGHVYPEDLVARLRSINLSECVASARVLPARALLVDAPYGDGSALADAFEARGVSVEMRTCADWGGMMREPVWSRLPAGLLDTVVNWIDDGTDGGVRGPLPGAGPGVTLTAQSSVERIVAVEPARMIGVLCEPAGMVRRAAAPTLLIANTATNPRVADGRFAVRLARSLAAAGISSLRIDSTGVGDSGPRATDDQSNIPYSDQAIADVVTAARWLNTHGHREIVAFGICSGAYASLHAAAREQLAGVIAVNLPAFVWPRGQTLADALNNQTNSMRGYWASLRCGRKLRRLLTEGRDLRPVLRAMFRFAAGVATGPLKRVGEHLGWRPGKDTPRGMLRDMSARGIRTHLVYGTFDPGVDVLVRHFGPAAHAFAHLPNVSVDMQDALDHSLHGDAAAQYVVTRCATLLSGWDAPAELAMPAQPEHAPL, encoded by the coding sequence ATGATGCCGATTCAGTTCGACGGTTGTGTCGGCTGGCTTCACGCGGGCGATCGGTCGCATGGGATCGTGATCTGCGAGCCGCTCGGCCACGAGGCGTTGTGGCTTCACAAGCTCGTGCGCTCGCTCGCCGAGCGCCTCGCGGAGCGCGGCTTTCCGGTGCTGCGATTCCATTACCCGGCGAGCGGCGACTCGCTCGGCGACGAACACGATGCCGAACGCTTCGACCGCATGCTCGCGAGCGTCCGGCATGCGGTCGACGCACTGCGCGAGCGCGTCGCCGTCGATACGCTGTCCGTCGTCGGCATGCGCGCCGGTGCCACGTTGGCGTTGCTGGCCGCGGACGGCATTCCCGAATTGACCCGCTTCGTCGCGCTGGCGCCGGTGGTGCGCGGACGCGGCTATCTGCGCGAGCTGTCGCTCGTCGCACAAAGCTGGCTCGACAACGTATCGCCCGCGGTGCGCGACGCGGTTCGCGACGAACGGCCGCTGCGCGTGCTCGGCCATGTGTATCCCGAAGATCTCGTCGCGCGCCTGCGCAGCATCAATCTGAGCGAGTGCGTCGCAAGCGCGCGCGTGTTGCCCGCGCGCGCGTTACTCGTCGATGCGCCCTACGGCGACGGCTCCGCGCTCGCGGATGCGTTTGAGGCGCGCGGCGTGTCGGTGGAGATGCGCACCTGCGCCGACTGGGGCGGCATGATGCGCGAGCCGGTGTGGTCGCGGCTGCCCGCCGGCTTGCTCGACACGGTCGTGAACTGGATCGACGACGGCACCGACGGCGGCGTACGCGGGCCGCTACCCGGCGCCGGGCCGGGCGTGACGTTGACGGCGCAGAGCAGCGTCGAACGTATCGTCGCCGTCGAGCCGGCTCGAATGATCGGCGTGCTGTGCGAGCCGGCCGGCATGGTCCGGCGCGCTGCCGCACCGACGCTGCTGATCGCCAATACGGCGACCAATCCGCGTGTCGCCGACGGTCGCTTCGCGGTCCGGCTTGCGCGCTCGCTCGCGGCGGCGGGGATCAGCAGCCTGCGCATCGATTCGACCGGCGTCGGCGACAGCGGCCCGCGCGCGACGGACGATCAGTCGAACATTCCGTACTCGGATCAGGCGATCGCGGATGTCGTCACGGCGGCGCGCTGGCTGAACACGCACGGGCATCGCGAGATCGTCGCGTTTGGCATCTGCTCCGGCGCGTACGCGTCGCTTCATGCGGCCGCGCGTGAGCAACTGGCCGGCGTGATCGCGGTGAATCTGCCGGCGTTCGTCTGGCCGCGCGGGCAAACGCTCGCCGATGCATTGAACAACCAGACGAATTCGATGCGCGGCTACTGGGCGTCGCTACGCTGCGGTCGCAAGCTGCGCCGGCTGTTGACCGAAGGACGCGACCTGCGGCCGGTGCTGCGTGCGATGTTCCGGTTCGCCGCGGGTGTCGCGACGGGGCCGCTCAAGCGGGTCGGCGAACATCTCGGCTGGCGGCCCGGCAAGGACACGCCGCGCGGCATGCTGCGCGACATGTCGGCGCGCGGCATCCGCACGCATCTGGTCTACGGCACCTTCGACCCGGGCGTCGACGTGCTCGTCCGCCACTTCGGTCCTGCGGCGCATGCGTTCGCGCATCTGCCGAACGTGTCCGTCGACATGCAGGACGCGCTCGATCATTCGTTGCACGGCGATGCCGCCGCGCAGTACGTCGTCACCCGCTGCGCGACGCTGCTGTCCGGCTGGGATGCGCCGGCCGAACTCGCCATGCCCGCGCAGCCCGAGCACGCACCGCTGTAG